CAGGCATAACAGCCATTGGCATGTCAGCCTCTCCATACATGTCCTCCTCCTCATTTATATCTAGCACAAGCACTCCCTCCACCTTCCCCACAGCAATGCCAGCAACTAGATCTCTCATGGGAATACCGGCATCCGCTAGTGCTAGTGATGCAGCAGTTATACCAGCAGTTCTAGTCCCCCCATCAGCGTTTAAAACCTCTATAAAAATATCTATAGCTGTCCTCGGAAACGCCTCGGTTATTACAGCGGGTTCCAGGGCTTCTCTAATAACCTTTGAAAGCTCTATCTCCCTCCTGCTTGGAGCAGGATTCTTCCTCTCATGGGTGGAGAAGGGGGCCATGTGGTATCTACATCTAAGCACAGCCCTGTTAGGTAGG
The Sulfolobales archaeon DNA segment above includes these coding regions:
- the rrp41 gene encoding exosome complex exonuclease Rrp41, with protein sequence MSGEKAEARRRLIENGRRIDGRGPEDIRPLRFEVRVLKNANGSALVEYGATKVLAAVYGPRDPGIKSIVLPNRAVLRCRYHMAPFSTHERKNPAPSRREIELSKVIREALEPAVITEAFPRTAIDIFIEVLNADGGTRTAGITAASLALADAGIPMRDLVAGIAVGKVEGVLVLDINEEEDMYGEADMPMAVMPGLGQITLIQLNGVLTEEEIWRAVELGMKGARIVYEAQKEALRKRYSSTIE